GGAAAATGATGAACAGAAGCAGCATGACGACAGCTCCCACACCCACCACCCCGATCTCTTCGGCCATCCCCGCCAGCACGAAATCGGTATGTACCTCGCTCAGAAAACCGAGCTTCAAAACGCCGTTGCCCAATCCCACGCCAAAAAGCCCGCCGTGATGAATCGCATGCAGCGAGTTGCTCACCTGATAGGGCTCCTCGACCAGATTCACCTTGGGAACGGCATGCGCCCACTGGGGAAAAAGTTTGGCCACAGAGTTCTGCAGCATGAACCACCATCCCTTGAAACGCTCGATCCGGTGGGGAGAGGTGACAACGAAAGCGGCCAAGGCAAGCCCGCCCACCAGAATCGAAAAGCCGAATATCCGAATGCTGCTGCCGGCGAAGATCATCATAAACAGCAGGGTCGCCGCCAAAACGACCACCTGTCCGAGGTCGTTCTGAAAGATGGCGATGATGAACATGATCGCGGCGAACACGATAATGTAGGGAAGCAGAAGTAGAAGCTCCTCTTTGAGCGTGTAGCGCACATCCTCCGACCGGGCCGCATGTTTGGGGATGACCCTGCGGGAAAAGCTCCACGCCAGGAAAAAGACGAACCCCACTTTGAAGAACTCGACAGGGGCGAGCGAAACGGGCCCCAGCCGTATCCAGCGTTTCGCACCGCCCACTTCCCTTGCGATCTGCTCGGGAAGGAACGGGGTGGCCACCATGAGAAAAGCGGAAACGACCAGTAATGTGAAGCCGAGCCATATCACGACCTTCTTGGGGTTCTGACGCGCAATGTACCACATCAGGACGATGCCGGCCACTCCCGCAACCAACTGGCGGAGAAGAAAGTGGTAGGGGGGAACATTGTAGAGCAGAACCGTATAGGCCGAAAGCGAATAGCTGAAAACAATGCCGGTCACAATCAGTGTCACGGCAGCGAGAAAGAGGGAGCGATCGATCATACGGCGTTTCTTTTGAAAAGGTCTGTAGATTTTTGATATTATATGAAATGTTAACTGATAGTAAGGTTTGCTTTCTGTTTTCCCGCATCTTTTTTGCGATGCTCCTTCCGCTGTTTTGGACGGGATGCGAAACGCATCTTCCGAAGGAGGAGAAAAGAGCCGAAACGCCTCGGTTTCTCCGCTACACGGTCAAGTCCTATCAGCAGACCATGCAGATTCTCGACAACCTGGGCTACACCCGGGAAGCTTTCAAAAAAGGGATGGAGCAGGTACCCGACATCGAACTGACCCGTATTTCGGACCGGTGGTCGGATGAAGCGAAAAACATTCCGGTCGAGGTAAAAAAGAGCATCTTTTTGCGCCTCCTGGCATCCGGGGCGCTCAAAGCCGATCGGGAAGTGGCACGGGAGAGAAAAAGGCTTCTGGAAATCCTTCGGAAAATCCCCCAGGGACCTGTTTCCAGAAAGGAGAGCCGGTGGCTTCGCCGTCTCGCCTACAAATACAAAGTGATCAAAAAAGAGAACGGCATCCTCACCCCTCCGCTGCTTGAAGAGCTGAAAAAGCGGGTCGATATCGTTCCGGCCTCCCTGATACTCGCCCAGGGCGCCGTCGAGAGCGGATGGGGCACATCCCGTTTCGCGGTAAAAGGCAATGCACTCTTCGGACAGTGGAGTTTCAGCAAGAGCTCCATGAAGCCAAGGGAGCAGCGGAGCTATCTGGGCGATTACGGGCTGGCCTCGTTCAACACACCTCTCGATTCGGTCCGCGCCTATATTCTCAACCTCAACACCCACCCCGCCTACAGAGAATTCAGGGAAATGAGGGCCAAGCTGCGGCGCGAAGGCAAACCCCTTTCAGGCACCCTTCTGGCCCGGACACTCGAAAACTACTCCGAACGGGGGGAAGCGTACATTAAAGAGCTTCTCAAAGTCATCCGCGTCAACAACCTCTCCTGGCTCGACCATGCAAAACTGAGCGAAAACTCCCCCGTCATCATCCATCCGGATGCGTGAAATCGTTTTTTGGGAACGATTTTTGCTTCATTTTCAGCAAGTCATCCGGGAGGAATGAAACATGCAGATCAGCCGCGTTCACGGGTTGTTGGAAAAAGCGCTCGACTACCGGGCCATGCGCCAGGATATGATCAGCTCCAATATCGCCAATGTCGATACGCCGAATTATCGAGCCCGCGATATCTCATTCGAATCACTTCTGGCCGAAAAGAGCGACGAGCTCTTCGCGCACTCTCCCAAGAGGCTCGAAATGCGCCTCACGAACGAAAACCATATCGGCACTGCCCGGGAAAAGGAAAGTAAGAGAGCGGAGATCTTTTTCAGAGACGGGCATACAGCCCGAAACGACGGCAACACGGTCGACCTGGATATCGAGACGACCGAAATGGCGAAAAATACCGTCGTCTACAACGCCCTGGTAGCGGCATTGAAAAAAGACAGTGCCATTTTCCGCAGCGTACTTGATGCCTCGGCAAAAACATAAAGGGATAGAAGGAGTTTTCAGTGGCATTTCTAAACAGCTTCGACATCAACGGCTACGGCCTCTCCGCCCAGCGCTTCCGCGTCAATGTCATCAGCTCCAACATCGCCAACGCCAATACCACGCGCACCGACGAAGGCGGCCCTTACCGGCGGCGGGAAGTGGTTTTCAAAGCTTTCAATTTCGATAAAGTTTTACAGAGTAAAATAGATGAAAACACCGGCTTTCTCCCCTACTCCGATCCGCTGGATGAGGGGATGGCCGGTGAAACGGCGAATCCGCCGGTAATGGGCGTTCTCGTCGACAAGGTGGTGCGGGACGACAGTGAACCGAGAATGAAGTACGACCCCTCCCATCCCGATGCGAATGCACAAGGGTATGTCGCCTACCCCAACATCAACCCGGTGATCGAAATGGCCGATCTTATAGAAGCGACGCGCGCCTACCAGGCCAATGTGGCGGCGTTTCAGAGTGTCAAGGCGATGGCCACCAGCGCCATCGATATCTTAAGAGCGTAGGAAAGAGAGGACAATGGACAAGAACGTACAGGGTGTCAGCCAGCTCTCCACCAGCGAACTTCTCAAGGGCAAAAACAAAGGCGGTGTCAAACCCGGGGGAAAAGATTTCGGAGACGTTCTAAAAGAGACACTGGATGAAGTCAACGCCCTGCAGCAGGATGGGCAGAAAGCGATGAGCGATATCGCGACAGGACAGGTCAAAGATCTCCATCAGGCGGCCATTGCCATCGACAAGGCGGAACTCAGTATGAAAATGATGCTCGAAGTACGCAACAAGGCGATCAACGCGTACAAAGAGATCCTCAGAACCCAGATCTGATTTCAGAACGAACACCACGACGTGTCGCCGATTTTCTCCACATCCAGCGAGCTTGACAAGCGTATTGGCAAAAAGACCAAGCTGCTGCTGCTTCTTCTCTTTCTGCTGATGGGTATTCTGGTCTTCATCGGCTCGATTCTGCATACGGCCGTGGGCAACCGGCATATCCCGAAACTGGTCATCAGCGAAACGAATCGGGCGCTGCGGGGAAGCATCGTCAGCGAAGAGGGATTCAAACTCGCTTTCAGTCAGAAACTCTACAAGGCGATGGTCAATACCAACAATATCGATCCCGACAAGCAAGAGCTCTTCGTCAATCTCTTCAGTATCTACAGCGGCATCCCCGCCAAAGTGATCTCCAAAAGGTTGAAAAAAAAAGGCAATGTGGTTCTCTCCTATTCGATCGACGCGAATAGGGCGAAATATCTCAAAGAACTGGCCCGCAAGCTTCGACTGCTCAAAGTTTTCATCCCCTACCGCACCAGCAGCGGCCGCATCATAAAGTACGGTTTGAGCATCACCGAAAGCGGTGAATCGCGCATCTTCGCCTACAAAGACATTCTGACACCCGTCATGGGATTCATGCGCAAACGCGAAGAGGATGGCTTCACCCGTCCTGTCGGCGTCAAAGGGCTCGAAAAGTATTACGAAGAGGAGCTTCGCCCCATCCAGAACGGTCTAATCAAGGGGGAGCGCGATATCGGCAACACGATCATTCTCAACGCCGACAGCTTCGTGCGGCCAGCCGTCGACGGCATGACGATCCGTCTGAATATCTCCGTAGGGCTCCAGAAGGCCCTGGAAGCGCTGCTTGACAGAGCGAAAAAAGAGCATGAAGCCAGCGAGATCATCGCCTGCGTCATGGAAGCCAAAACGGGAAAAATTCTCTCCATCGCCACTTCCAACCGGTACGACCCGGACAATATCCGAAAAAGAGACTACCCGTCACTCAATGTGGCCGCCGCGGAATACACCTACGAACCCGGCTCGGTCATGAAGCCGATCACCTTCGCCCTGCTGCTCAGAGAGCACAAAGTCAATCCGATGGAAGTGGTACGCACCTACAACGGACGGTTCAAACTGGGCAGAAAAATCATCACA
This genomic interval from Hydrogenimonas urashimensis contains the following:
- a CDS encoding FtsW/RodA/SpoVE family cell cycle protein, translated to MIDRSLFLAAVTLIVTGIVFSYSLSAYTVLLYNVPPYHFLLRQLVAGVAGIVLMWYIARQNPKKVVIWLGFTLLVVSAFLMVATPFLPEQIAREVGGAKRWIRLGPVSLAPVEFFKVGFVFFLAWSFSRRVIPKHAARSEDVRYTLKEELLLLLPYIIVFAAIMFIIAIFQNDLGQVVVLAATLLFMMIFAGSSIRIFGFSILVGGLALAAFVVTSPHRIERFKGWWFMLQNSVAKLFPQWAHAVPKVNLVEEPYQVSNSLHAIHHGGLFGVGLGNGVLKLGFLSEVHTDFVLAGMAEEIGVVGVGAVVMLLLFIIFRLLRIAGRVPNTIYYLYCSGLAMIIGFAFLINALGISGVIPLKGIAVPFLSYGGSQVVALSIGIGLALSMSKEANL
- a CDS encoding glucosaminidase domain-containing protein; its protein translation is MLTDSKVCFLFSRIFFAMLLPLFWTGCETHLPKEEKRAETPRFLRYTVKSYQQTMQILDNLGYTREAFKKGMEQVPDIELTRISDRWSDEAKNIPVEVKKSIFLRLLASGALKADREVARERKRLLEILRKIPQGPVSRKESRWLRRLAYKYKVIKKENGILTPPLLEELKKRVDIVPASLILAQGAVESGWGTSRFAVKGNALFGQWSFSKSSMKPREQRSYLGDYGLASFNTPLDSVRAYILNLNTHPAYREFREMRAKLRREGKPLSGTLLARTLENYSERGEAYIKELLKVIRVNNLSWLDHAKLSENSPVIIHPDA
- the flgB gene encoding flagellar basal body rod protein FlgB translates to MQISRVHGLLEKALDYRAMRQDMISSNIANVDTPNYRARDISFESLLAEKSDELFAHSPKRLEMRLTNENHIGTAREKESKRAEIFFRDGHTARNDGNTVDLDIETTEMAKNTVVYNALVAALKKDSAIFRSVLDASAKT
- the flgC gene encoding flagellar basal body rod protein FlgC — its product is MAFLNSFDINGYGLSAQRFRVNVISSNIANANTTRTDEGGPYRRREVVFKAFNFDKVLQSKIDENTGFLPYSDPLDEGMAGETANPPVMGVLVDKVVRDDSEPRMKYDPSHPDANAQGYVAYPNINPVIEMADLIEATRAYQANVAAFQSVKAMATSAIDILRA
- the fliE gene encoding flagellar hook-basal body complex protein FliE — translated: MDKNVQGVSQLSTSELLKGKNKGGVKPGGKDFGDVLKETLDEVNALQQDGQKAMSDIATGQVKDLHQAAIAIDKAELSMKMMLEVRNKAINAYKEILRTQI
- a CDS encoding peptidoglycan D,D-transpeptidase FtsI family protein, producing the protein MSPIFSTSSELDKRIGKKTKLLLLLLFLLMGILVFIGSILHTAVGNRHIPKLVISETNRALRGSIVSEEGFKLAFSQKLYKAMVNTNNIDPDKQELFVNLFSIYSGIPAKVISKRLKKKGNVVLSYSIDANRAKYLKELARKLRLLKVFIPYRTSSGRIIKYGLSITESGESRIFAYKDILTPVMGFMRKREEDGFTRPVGVKGLEKYYEEELRPIQNGLIKGERDIGNTIILNADSFVRPAVDGMTIRLNISVGLQKALEALLDRAKKEHEASEIIACVMEAKTGKILSIATSNRYDPDNIRKRDYPSLNVAAAEYTYEPGSVMKPITFALLLREHKVNPMEVVRTYNGRFKLGRKIITDEHKEAWMSAENIIVYSSNIGIAQLAQRLDGVDFTEGLKDFGFTQKTGIDLPYEHTGIMPHVTQMESEIYKATVAYGYGMRATLLQLVRAYNVFNNRGRLVEPKIVADIVDPMGKHYPVPRNEEERQVIPPATAYKMQKILEKVVKKGTGTKAQIPGIEVGGKTGTAHIAAKKRRGYAKHYNSTFIGFANDKTHRYTIGVLVRQAKKPYHYFAAMSAVPVFKEVVELMIEQGKLVPDPSLGIYAKATKHH